TGCCACTCTCCATATATACTTAAAAAAAATGGGGTGTAGAGATGTTAAAACATGACTCACCTCTTTAACTTTATGCATACATTTGTTCTATTATATTTGTCAAACAATTACAACACAAAACGTTACATGTAACATTACTAGCTAGGCTATGTACATATATTGATactttattattgatattaattaacCGTTCTTTGTATGTGACCTATTAAGTTCATATGTTATATATGTTATTAGTGGTGTAAACGTATAAATAGTATATATCTTAGCTTTAGGAAGAAAAAAAATTAGTGTATATCTTAGGACATTAATAACCAACAATTACATGTTAAATAATAAACCTAAAAAGCTAAATAATCAACCCAACTAACAAGCTCATAGATTCACAAAGTTTCATTTTCTTAAGCCTAACAAGTTTCCGAAAAACTCATAATGTAATTAACCACCTACATGGCTGCATAACCAATAAATCAAATTTACCTAAACAAACTACCATACCTAAATATCATCATGCTCCGAACATACAATCATTAAACAATATCGAATTCGATCATCTCAAACACGTGGCATAGTAGGAGGAGTAGAAGCGACCGCAACAGTTGCAGCTGTCTCCGTAAGGAACGAAAGTAGCCCGGAGGTCACACGTTCATGATTATCTACAAAAACTTCTTGCGGAACCCTAAGCGCCGCATGAACACAAGTCAATGCTAACCCAAACAAAACAGAGGAGATTAATAACGACACCAAACCCGTTAAAAACACAATCAAGATCGTGGAAATGATCAAAATCCCTAATGTTTCACGGTCAGAAAACGTACGGTCAAAGAGAAAAACAGGTTGATCAGGTGCGCGAAAAAGGTAAAGAAACAACCACGCGGATAAAAGACATATTGAAAAGAATAATGGGAAAGGATGGGACAAAAGAGAAAATATAGTCACAATAGCGATTAAAGTGGTGTAATTAATACGAAAATAAGAGAAGTTTTTCTTGATGCGTGATATGGCTTCTGAGAGGGTTTCCGGACGAGAGAATGTGGAACGATCAACGAG
This genomic window from Rutidosis leptorrhynchoides isolate AG116_Rl617_1_P2 chromosome 2, CSIRO_AGI_Rlap_v1, whole genome shotgun sequence contains:
- the LOC139889647 gene encoding PRA1 family protein B1-like: MAPMKQKPRTAGPSRLPQTTPFTQRSQPPKTTVPNNPDLRPFLTHITTSIRHSYSQRRPWFQLVDRSTFSRPETLSEAISRIKKNFSYFRINYTTLIAIVTIFSLLSHPFPLFFSICLLSAWLFLYLFRAPDQPVFLFDRTFSDRETLGILIISTILIVFLTGLVSLLISSVLFGLALTCVHAALRVPQEVFVDNHERVTSGLLSFLTETAATVAVASTPPTMPRV